A stretch of DNA from Synechococcus sp. PROS-9-1:
TGCGCCATGCCACCAGCACCGTGCTTGCTGCAGGCATCAAGCCACTGATGCTTGGCGGTGAGCATTCCATCAGTTCTGGTGCGGTTGCGGCTGTAGCGGAACAACACCCCGACCTCGTGCTGGTGCAACTCGATGCCCATGCTGACTTACGACATGAGTGGCTTGGAGCCCGTCACAGCCATGCCTGCGCCATGCGCCGCTGTTTGGAGGTGCTTCCCAGCCAAAAGCTCATGCAGATTGCGATCCGCAGCGGCACCTCTGATGAATTCAAAGAGCTCCGTCGCAGCGGACGCCTGATCTCAGTTCAAGACATCCCGGATCAAATGAGCACGCTCAGGGGACGGCCGATCTACCTCACGGTGGACCTCGACTGGTTTGACCCTGCTGTGATGCCAGGGACAGGGACCCCAGAACCAGGTGGATTTGTTTGGAACGACTTCGCAGCTGTGATCAACGAGCTAAGCCATCACCGCCTGATAGGCGCAGACGTGGTGGAACTCGCCCCTCAACTCGATCCGAGTGGGATCAGTAGCGTTTTAGCGGCCAAAGTCACAAGAAGCCTGCTGCTGTTGATGGCTCACTAGGTCGTTCTATCAATCAAATGTCTGCACAAGACATGACATCAGTCAGCATCAAATCGTTGGCGTTGATGAATCCCGAGCCCCAAGAAAGACCTCAACGAAGAATCAAACGGAACGAAAAGCAGTTTGGGTCAACTTCTACAGCCGAACTGTTAATTCAGAATCCTGATCAGACGTTTGCATCGAATCACAAAAATCCAACTGGCGATCCAAGGGGATCAATAAGGGCTCCTGAAGATTGAGCTCAGGAAG
This window harbors:
- the speB gene encoding agmatinase encodes the protein MTNPSTQPIDQSLFDDEGAIFMGARRNPEGCRVALFGVPYDGTTSFRPGTRFGPAAIREVSTGLETYCPQLDRDLEDISYADIGAVEIPYGDPEPVVDAVRHATSTVLAAGIKPLMLGGEHSISSGAVAAVAEQHPDLVLVQLDAHADLRHEWLGARHSHACAMRRCLEVLPSQKLMQIAIRSGTSDEFKELRRSGRLISVQDIPDQMSTLRGRPIYLTVDLDWFDPAVMPGTGTPEPGGFVWNDFAAVINELSHHRLIGADVVELAPQLDPSGISSVLAAKVTRSLLLLMAH